A region of Streptomyces sp. NBC_01788 DNA encodes the following proteins:
- the hypF gene encoding carbamoyltransferase HypF has product MTAPVTGPVRRRLTVRGTVQGVGFRPYVHRLAADLALAGFVSNTAAGVLIEIEGPPDDVTRFCERLARQPPPLAAVTGIGLEDLPADGATGPFVIRATEHSPGRTQLPPDTATCADCLRELADPDDRRHRHPFITCTHCGPRFTIATAMPYDRAVTTMAGFPMCPACAREYTDPADRRFHAQPVACPDCGPRLRLVPAAGSGDRPARDADALAAARALLAAGRIVAVKGVGGYHLACDATDTRAVATLRTRKERGGKAFAVMCADLATVERIADPTDRERATLTDPRRPIVLLRRRPRPDGLRLSDEVCPGSPHVGVMLPYTPVHTLLFGLPGDPPGPRALVMTSGNRSGEPIVTDDEESLTRLAGLADAWLAHDRPIACPCDDSLLRVRLDGTEQVLRRSRGYTPRPLRLPIAVRPALAVGGDLKNAPCVGDGEQAWFGPHIGDMGDLATQEAAHRAERHLLRLTGVTPALVAADRHPGYHSARWARRRAAGLPRPEPVLVQHHHAHIASAMAEHGLDGTTPVIGVAFDGTGYGDDGTVWGGEFLLADYTGHRRFARLTPAPLPGGDAGVANPCRLALARLWAAGLPWDPRLPSVAACTPDERALLRKQLERDLACVPTSSTGRLFDAVSSLAGVCHRAGYEAQAALELEAAATLARDADSAAYSFGFTDGPGPLGCDPAPMLRALLDDQRRGTPPPVLAARFHRGLARAVAEICHRARAVTGLTTVVLSGGVFANGLLEDACAALLTGDGFTVLRHGEVPPNDGGLALGQLVVAAHEPHHRRRQEAAG; this is encoded by the coding sequence ATGACCGCACCCGTCACCGGCCCGGTACGCCGCAGGCTCACCGTGCGCGGCACCGTGCAGGGCGTGGGCTTCAGGCCGTACGTGCACCGCCTGGCCGCCGACCTGGCGCTGGCCGGCTTCGTCAGCAACACCGCCGCCGGCGTGCTGATCGAGATCGAGGGGCCGCCCGACGACGTCACCCGGTTCTGCGAACGGCTGGCCCGGCAGCCGCCCCCGCTGGCCGCCGTCACCGGCATCGGCCTGGAGGACCTTCCCGCCGACGGCGCCACCGGCCCGTTCGTCATCCGCGCCACCGAACACTCCCCGGGCCGCACCCAACTCCCGCCCGACACCGCCACCTGCGCCGACTGCCTGCGCGAACTGGCCGACCCGGACGACCGCCGCCACCGGCACCCGTTCATCACCTGCACCCACTGCGGCCCCCGCTTCACCATCGCCACCGCCATGCCGTACGACCGCGCCGTCACGACCATGGCCGGCTTCCCGATGTGCCCCGCCTGCGCCCGGGAGTACACCGACCCCGCCGACCGGCGCTTCCACGCCCAGCCCGTGGCCTGCCCCGACTGCGGCCCCCGGCTGCGCCTGGTCCCCGCCGCGGGCAGCGGGGACCGCCCGGCCCGGGACGCGGACGCCCTGGCGGCCGCCAGGGCCCTGCTCGCCGCCGGACGGATCGTCGCCGTCAAGGGCGTCGGCGGCTACCACCTGGCCTGCGACGCCACCGACACCCGCGCCGTCGCCACCCTGCGGACCCGCAAGGAACGCGGCGGCAAGGCGTTCGCCGTGATGTGCGCCGACCTCGCAACCGTCGAGCGGATCGCCGACCCCACCGACCGCGAACGGGCCACGCTCACCGACCCGAGGCGGCCCATCGTCCTGCTGCGCCGGCGACCACGGCCGGACGGGCTCCGCCTGTCCGACGAGGTCTGCCCCGGCAGCCCCCACGTCGGCGTGATGCTGCCCTACACCCCCGTGCACACCCTGCTGTTCGGGCTGCCCGGCGACCCTCCCGGCCCGCGCGCGCTGGTGATGACCAGCGGCAACCGCTCCGGCGAACCGATCGTCACCGACGACGAGGAGTCGCTGACCCGGCTCGCCGGACTCGCCGACGCCTGGCTCGCCCACGACCGGCCCATCGCCTGCCCCTGCGACGACTCCCTGCTGCGGGTGCGCCTCGACGGCACCGAACAGGTCCTGCGCCGCTCCCGCGGCTACACGCCCCGCCCCCTGCGCCTGCCGATCGCGGTGCGCCCCGCCCTCGCGGTGGGCGGCGACCTGAAGAACGCCCCGTGTGTCGGCGACGGCGAGCAGGCCTGGTTCGGGCCGCACATCGGCGACATGGGGGACCTCGCCACCCAGGAGGCCGCCCACCGGGCGGAACGGCACCTGCTGCGCCTGACCGGCGTGACCCCCGCCCTGGTCGCCGCCGACCGCCACCCCGGCTACCACTCGGCCCGCTGGGCCCGCCGCCGCGCCGCCGGGCTTCCGCGGCCGGAGCCCGTACTGGTCCAGCACCACCACGCGCACATCGCCTCGGCGATGGCCGAGCACGGCCTCGACGGCACCACGCCCGTCATCGGCGTCGCCTTCGACGGCACCGGATACGGCGACGACGGCACCGTCTGGGGCGGCGAGTTCCTGCTCGCCGACTACACCGGCCACCGCCGCTTCGCCCGGCTGACCCCCGCCCCGCTGCCCGGCGGCGACGCGGGCGTGGCCAACCCCTGCCGGCTCGCCCTGGCCCGGCTGTGGGCCGCGGGACTGCCCTGGGACCCCCGCCTGCCCAGCGTCGCCGCCTGCACGCCCGACGAACGGGCGCTGCTGCGGAAGCAGTTGGAGCGAGACCTGGCCTGTGTGCCGACCTCGAGCACGGGCCGGCTCTTCGATGCCGTGTCCTCCCTCGCGGGCGTGTGCCACCGCGCGGGATACGAGGCGCAGGCCGCGCTGGAGTTGGAAGCGGCCGCGACCCTGGCCCGCGACGCCGACAGTGCGGCGTACTCCTTCGGCTTCACCGACGGCCCAGGCCCCCTCGGCTGCGACCCGGCGCCCATGCTGCGGGCGCTCCTCGACGACCAGCGGCGCGGCACCCCGCCGCCGGTCCTCGCGGCCCGCTTCCACCGGGGCCTCGCGCGGGCCGTCGCGGAGATCTGCCACCGCGCCCGCGCCGTCACCGGCCTGACCACCGTCGTCCTCAGCGGCGGTGTCTTCGCCAACGGGCTGCTGGAGGACGCGTGCGCCGCGCTGCTCACCGGGGACGGCTTCACCGTCCTGCGCCACGGCGAAGTCCCCCCGAACGACGGCGGACTGGCCCTTGGACAGCTCGTGGTCGCGGCACACGAGCCACACCACCGGCGGCGCCAGGAAGCCGCCGGATGA
- a CDS encoding nickel-dependent hydrogenase large subunit, whose product MTTTEARRAGRKPAQIVDMSWDPITRIIGNLGIYTKIDFANREVVECHSTSSLFRGYSVFMKGKDPRDAGFITSRICGICGDNHTTCSNYAQQMAYGVKPPPLAEHITNLGEAAEYMFDHTIFQDNLVFVDFCEAMVKATNPSVLARAERTEAPRGHLHGYRTIADIMRAFNPFEGEIYKQALKMSRITREMFCLMEGRHVHPSTLYPGGVGTMPQPTVFTDYLARLMRVIDFVKQAVALNDDVFDFFYQALPGYEEVGRRRILLACWGAWQNPDIVDYRYETMNHWGKAMYVTPGIIVDGQLVTNNLVDINLGLRILLGSSYYDDWTSEEPFVTHDPLGNPVDIRHPWNQTTLPHPQKRAFDHNYSWVMSPRWHHPETGQHLALDTGGGPLARLWSTALNGLVDTPYIKATGHSVRITLPHGEKLPETTLEWTIPQWSNTIERDRARPYFIAYAAAMALQFLEQAQTLVRAGETKVFENFQVPDEAIGCGFHEAVRGVLSHHLVIKNQKIANYHPYPPTPWNASPRDPYGTPGPYEDAVQGQPIFEENDPDTFKGVDIMRTVRSFDPCLPCGVHMYLGNGKTLTTTHTPTYGTDHV is encoded by the coding sequence ATGACGACCACCGAGGCGCGTCGGGCGGGGCGTAAGCCCGCTCAGATCGTGGACATGTCCTGGGATCCGATCACGCGGATCATCGGGAATCTGGGCATCTACACGAAAATCGATTTCGCGAACCGGGAGGTCGTGGAGTGCCACTCCACCTCGTCCCTGTTCCGCGGCTACTCGGTGTTCATGAAGGGCAAGGACCCCCGCGACGCCGGCTTCATCACCTCACGCATCTGCGGCATCTGCGGCGACAACCACACCACCTGCTCCAACTACGCCCAGCAGATGGCCTACGGCGTCAAACCCCCACCGCTCGCCGAACACATCACCAACCTCGGCGAAGCCGCCGAGTACATGTTCGACCACACCATCTTCCAGGACAACCTCGTCTTCGTCGACTTCTGCGAAGCCATGGTCAAAGCCACCAACCCCAGCGTCCTCGCCCGCGCCGAACGCACCGAAGCCCCCCGAGGACACCTCCACGGCTACCGCACCATCGCCGACATCATGCGCGCCTTCAACCCCTTCGAAGGCGAAATCTACAAACAGGCACTGAAGATGTCCCGCATCACCCGGGAAATGTTCTGCCTCATGGAAGGACGCCACGTCCACCCCTCCACCCTCTATCCCGGCGGCGTGGGCACCATGCCCCAACCCACCGTCTTCACCGACTACCTCGCCCGCCTCATGCGCGTCATCGACTTCGTCAAACAAGCCGTCGCCCTCAACGACGACGTCTTCGACTTCTTCTACCAGGCCCTGCCCGGCTACGAAGAAGTCGGCCGCCGCCGCATCCTCCTGGCCTGCTGGGGCGCCTGGCAAAACCCCGACATCGTCGACTACCGCTACGAAACGATGAACCACTGGGGCAAGGCCATGTACGTCACCCCCGGCATCATCGTCGACGGCCAACTCGTCACCAACAACCTCGTCGACATCAACCTCGGCCTGCGCATCCTCCTCGGCTCCTCCTACTACGACGACTGGACCTCCGAAGAACCCTTCGTCACCCACGACCCCCTCGGCAACCCCGTCGACATCCGCCACCCCTGGAACCAGACCACCCTCCCCCACCCCCAAAAACGCGCCTTCGACCACAACTACAGCTGGGTCATGAGCCCCCGCTGGCACCACCCCGAAACCGGCCAGCACCTCGCCCTCGACACCGGCGGCGGCCCCCTCGCCCGCCTCTGGTCCACCGCCCTCAACGGACTCGTCGACACCCCCTACATCAAAGCCACCGGCCACAGCGTCCGCATCACCCTCCCCCACGGCGAAAAACTCCCCGAAACCACCCTCGAATGGACCATCCCCCAATGGTCCAACACCATCGAACGCGACCGAGCCCGCCCCTACTTCATCGCCTACGCCGCCGCCATGGCCCTCCAATTCCTCGAACAAGCCCAAACCCTCGTCCGCGCCGGCGAAACCAAAGTCTTCGAAAACTTCCAAGTCCCCGACGAAGCCATCGGCTGCGGCTTCCACGAAGCCGTCCGCGGCGTCCTCTCCCACCACCTCGTCATCAAAAACCAGAAAATCGCCAACTACCACCCCTACCCACCCACCCCCTGGAACGCCAGCCCCCGCGACCCCTACGGCACCCCCGGCCCCTACGAAGACGCCGTCCAAGGACAACCCATCTTCGAAGAAAACGACCCCGACACCTTCAAAGGCGTCGACATCATGCGCACCGTCCGCAGCTTCGACCCCTGCCTCCCCTGCGGCGTCCACATGTACCTCGGCAACGGCAAAACCCTCACCACCACCCACACCCCCACCTACGGAACCGACCATGTCTGA
- the hypD gene encoding hydrogenase formation protein HypD — protein MKYIDEFNDPELARRLLDEIRATVTRPWALMEVCGGQTHSIIRHGIDQLLPEEVELIHGPGCPVCVTPLEVIDKALEIAARPDVIFCSFGDMLRVPGTDRDLFRVKGGGGDVRVVYSPLDALQLAQRHPDRQVVFFAIGFETTAPANAMAVHQARRLGLDNFSLLVSHVRVPPAIEAIMSAPACRVQGFLAAGHVCSVMGTAEYPDLAERHRVPIVVTGFEPLDILEGIRRSVHQLERGEHRVDNAYPRAVREAGNPAALTMLQEVFEVADRSWRGIGRIPASGWRLSEAYRDYDAEHRFDVAGIRTEEPAVCRAGEVLQGLIKPTECSAFGTTCTPRTPLGATMVSSEGACAAYYLYRRMTGQASPGAPAPQGSRIPQEEMNPVG, from the coding sequence ATGAAGTACATCGACGAGTTCAACGACCCCGAGCTGGCCCGGCGGCTGCTGGACGAGATCCGCGCGACGGTCACCCGGCCTTGGGCGCTGATGGAGGTCTGCGGCGGCCAGACCCACTCGATCATCCGGCACGGCATCGACCAACTGCTGCCTGAGGAAGTCGAGTTGATCCACGGCCCCGGCTGCCCGGTGTGCGTGACACCCCTCGAGGTCATCGACAAGGCACTGGAGATCGCCGCCCGTCCCGACGTGATCTTCTGCTCGTTCGGCGACATGCTGCGGGTGCCGGGCACCGACCGCGACCTGTTCCGGGTCAAGGGCGGGGGCGGGGACGTACGGGTGGTGTACTCGCCGCTCGACGCCCTCCAGCTCGCCCAGCGGCACCCGGACCGGCAGGTGGTCTTCTTCGCCATCGGCTTCGAGACGACCGCTCCCGCCAACGCCATGGCCGTGCACCAGGCCCGCCGCCTCGGCCTGGACAACTTCAGCCTGCTGGTCTCGCATGTGCGGGTGCCACCGGCCATCGAGGCGATCATGTCGGCCCCGGCGTGCCGGGTGCAGGGCTTCCTTGCCGCCGGGCACGTGTGCAGCGTCATGGGCACCGCCGAGTACCCGGACCTCGCCGAGCGGCACCGGGTCCCGATCGTGGTCACCGGGTTCGAACCGCTGGACATCCTCGAAGGCATCCGCCGCTCCGTGCACCAACTCGAACGCGGCGAGCACCGGGTGGACAACGCCTACCCGCGCGCCGTGCGGGAGGCGGGCAACCCGGCCGCCCTGACCATGCTCCAGGAGGTCTTCGAGGTCGCCGACCGGTCCTGGCGCGGCATCGGACGCATCCCCGCCAGCGGCTGGCGGCTGTCCGAGGCCTACCGCGACTACGACGCGGAGCACCGCTTCGACGTCGCGGGCATCCGCACCGAGGAACCCGCCGTGTGCCGCGCGGGCGAGGTCCTCCAGGGGCTGATCAAGCCCACCGAGTGCTCCGCGTTCGGCACCACCTGCACCCCGCGCACCCCGCTCGGCGCCACCATGGTCTCCAGCGAGGGCGCCTGCGCCGCCTACTACCTGTACCGCCGGATGACCGGACAGGCCTCACCGGGCGCCCCGGCGCCGCAGGGCTCCCGCATCCCGCAGGAGGAGATGAACCCCGTTGGCTGA
- a CDS encoding HypC/HybG/HupF family hydrogenase formation chaperone: MCLAVPGKVVAIDHHADPLTGLIDFGGVQKQACLEYLPDVRVGEYVIVHVGFALQRLDEESARASLELFKELGLLEEEFGDAWAQAAEQAGDPAPHASGAGEREKSGSEA; encoded by the coding sequence ATGTGTTTGGCAGTGCCCGGCAAAGTCGTGGCCATCGACCACCACGCCGACCCGCTCACCGGTCTGATCGACTTCGGCGGGGTGCAGAAACAGGCATGTCTGGAGTACCTGCCCGATGTGCGGGTGGGGGAGTACGTGATCGTCCACGTCGGGTTCGCCCTCCAGCGGCTGGACGAGGAGTCGGCCCGGGCGTCCCTGGAGCTGTTCAAGGAACTGGGGCTGCTGGAGGAGGAGTTCGGCGACGCCTGGGCCCAGGCGGCCGAGCAGGCCGGCGACCCGGCCCCGCACGCCTCGGGAGCCGGAGAACGCGAGAAGAGCGGGAGTGAGGCCTGA
- a CDS encoding PP2C family protein-serine/threonine phosphatase, translating to MSDDPRRPEPEEAAGHGTGAAPEGGRTRGGEAVEELSAQIRQLSLDRRRLHCLLDAVVAISADMDTRTVLRHLVRAGTDLVAARYGALGVLSEGGEIIDLITVGAADAERLLAESGLPQSHGLLGRLIEDPKPLRVDDIAADPRSVGFPEGHPVMTTLLGVPLSVRDTVYGNLYLADKEDGTPFADADEALLTALASAASVSIENSRLYGRLKRSAEQFQRRLLPVLPDLSPLLVEARYEPASELPHLGGDWYDALGLPDGAVLVVVGDVTGHDVEAAPLMGQIRNMLRALAFDRCGPPSLIVDRLDRALTAVDEPPAATLVLARIEREPAAGYVLSWTNAGHPPPLLITAEGTAQWLAPDAHGIPVGVQPGLPRPDHRHPLPPESTLLLFTDGLIERRDRDIDAGLRDLADHAAALASDPLDALCDALLGHQDGYDDDVALLALRVPRLPG from the coding sequence ATGTCGGACGATCCACGGCGACCGGAGCCTGAAGAGGCGGCCGGCCACGGGACCGGCGCGGCCCCGGAAGGCGGCCGGACGCGCGGTGGCGAGGCCGTCGAGGAGCTGAGCGCCCAGATCCGGCAGCTCAGCCTGGACCGGCGCAGGCTGCACTGCCTGCTGGACGCGGTGGTGGCCATCAGCGCCGACATGGACACCCGCACCGTGCTGCGGCATCTGGTGCGGGCGGGCACCGACCTCGTCGCCGCGCGCTACGGCGCCCTCGGCGTGCTCAGCGAGGGCGGGGAGATCATCGACCTGATCACCGTCGGCGCCGCCGACGCCGAGCGGCTCCTGGCCGAGTCCGGGCTGCCACAGAGCCATGGCCTGCTGGGCCGCCTGATCGAGGATCCCAAGCCGCTCCGGGTCGACGACATCGCCGCCGACCCCCGCTCGGTCGGCTTCCCGGAGGGCCACCCGGTCATGACCACGCTGCTCGGAGTCCCGCTGAGCGTGCGCGACACCGTGTACGGCAACCTCTACCTGGCGGACAAGGAGGACGGCACGCCGTTCGCCGACGCCGACGAGGCCCTGCTGACCGCGCTGGCCAGCGCCGCGAGCGTCAGCATCGAGAACTCCCGCCTGTACGGGCGGCTCAAGCGGTCCGCCGAGCAGTTCCAGCGCCGTCTGCTGCCGGTGCTGCCCGACCTGTCCCCGCTGCTCGTGGAGGCCCGCTACGAGCCGGCGTCCGAGCTTCCCCACCTCGGCGGTGACTGGTACGACGCCCTCGGACTGCCCGACGGGGCGGTCCTCGTCGTCGTCGGGGACGTGACCGGGCACGACGTGGAGGCGGCGCCGCTGATGGGGCAGATCCGCAACATGCTGCGGGCCCTGGCCTTCGACCGGTGCGGGCCGCCCAGCCTGATCGTGGACCGGCTCGACCGGGCGCTCACCGCGGTCGACGAGCCGCCGGCCGCCACCCTGGTCCTGGCCCGCATCGAGCGGGAGCCGGCCGCCGGGTACGTTCTGAGCTGGACCAACGCCGGGCACCCGCCCCCGCTGCTGATCACCGCCGAAGGCACGGCCCAGTGGCTCGCGCCGGACGCGCACGGTATCCCGGTCGGCGTGCAGCCGGGCCTGCCGCGTCCCGACCACCGGCACCCGCTGCCCCCGGAGAGCACCCTGCTGCTGTTCACCGACGGCCTGATCGAGCGCCGTGACCGGGACATCGACGCCGGCCTGCGGGACCTGGCGGACCACGCCGCCGCCCTGGCCTCCGACCCGCTGGACGCGCTGTGCGACGCGCTGCTCGGCCACCAGGACGGCTACGACGACGACGTGGCGCTGCTGGCCCTGCGCGTGCCGCGCCTGCCGGGCTGA
- the hypB gene encoding hydrogenase nickel incorporation protein HypB, which translates to MCRSVDVKQAVLAKNDDLAATLRGDLARQGVAAVNLLSSPGSGKTELLGRVLARAVERGVPVAALTADLATENDARRLARSGAPVQQVLTDGLCHLEARQVRSRLEGWLPEDTAVLFVENVGNLVCPASYDLGETLRIVLMAVTEGEDKPLKYPTAFGSAHLVVVTKTDLAEAAGFDESAFRAHVQQVNPGVEIVRTCARTGDGVETVLDRALAARDGAPEHRPPLTPHPHTHDHAADGEQAHDHHTHPHPATTPVS; encoded by the coding sequence ATGTGCCGGTCCGTCGACGTCAAGCAGGCCGTCCTCGCCAAGAACGACGACCTCGCCGCCACCCTGCGCGGCGACCTGGCCCGGCAGGGCGTGGCCGCCGTCAACCTGCTGTCCAGCCCCGGCAGCGGCAAGACCGAACTCCTCGGCCGGGTACTCGCCCGCGCCGTCGAACGGGGCGTCCCGGTGGCCGCGCTGACCGCGGACCTGGCGACCGAGAACGACGCCCGCCGGCTGGCCCGCTCCGGCGCCCCGGTGCAGCAGGTCCTCACCGACGGACTCTGCCACCTGGAGGCCCGGCAGGTCCGCTCCCGGCTGGAGGGCTGGCTGCCGGAGGACACGGCGGTGCTGTTCGTGGAGAACGTCGGCAACCTCGTCTGCCCCGCGTCGTACGACCTCGGCGAGACCCTGCGGATCGTGCTGATGGCGGTGACCGAGGGCGAGGACAAACCACTGAAGTACCCCACCGCGTTCGGCTCCGCCCACCTGGTCGTGGTCACCAAGACCGACCTGGCCGAGGCCGCCGGCTTCGACGAGAGCGCCTTCCGGGCCCATGTGCAGCAGGTCAACCCCGGCGTGGAGATCGTACGGACCTGCGCGCGCACCGGCGACGGCGTCGAAACCGTGCTGGACCGCGCACTGGCCGCCCGTGACGGCGCCCCGGAGCACCGGCCGCCGCTCACCCCGCACCCTCACACCCACGACCACGCCGCCGACGGCGAGCAGGCCCACGACCACCACACGCATCCGCACCCGGCGACCACCCCCGTCTCATGA
- a CDS encoding NifU family protein: MSDTEQGTRSGRLADPDVEARLARLDELLAGLEAAPGPTVRSALEAVRLLTEVYGEALGRVLDRADGELTGRLTDDELVGHLLVLHEIHPEPAERRAERAVERLRPAVRERGGDVEWVGVEEQVARVRVTTGGGGCGAGCGGGTDDVSDAVRAAVLAAAPELAAVEAVAAAAERQAAPAFVPLDTLMRRGAPQSQEPR; the protein is encoded by the coding sequence ATGTCTGACACGGAGCAGGGCACCCGGTCCGGCCGGCTCGCGGACCCGGACGTCGAGGCGCGGCTCGCCCGGCTCGACGAACTCCTCGCGGGCCTCGAGGCCGCTCCGGGGCCGACCGTGCGGTCCGCCCTGGAGGCGGTGCGGCTGCTGACCGAGGTGTACGGCGAGGCGCTGGGCCGCGTGCTCGACCGCGCAGACGGTGAACTGACGGGGCGTCTGACCGACGACGAGCTGGTGGGCCATCTGCTGGTCCTGCACGAGATCCACCCCGAGCCGGCCGAGCGCCGGGCGGAGCGCGCCGTCGAACGGCTGCGCCCGGCCGTCCGGGAGCGCGGCGGCGACGTCGAGTGGGTGGGCGTGGAGGAGCAAGTGGCTCGGGTGCGGGTCACCACGGGCGGCGGCGGGTGCGGTGCCGGGTGCGGCGGCGGCACGGACGACGTGAGCGACGCCGTCCGTGCCGCCGTGCTCGCCGCCGCGCCCGAACTGGCGGCGGTGGAGGCGGTGGCCGCCGCGGCCGAGCGGCAGGCGGCTCCGGCGTTCGTCCCCCTGGACACGCTCATGCGCCGGGGTGCGCCACAGTCGCAGGAGCCGCGGTGA
- the hypA gene encoding hydrogenase maturation nickel metallochaperone HypA, producing MHELSIATAIVEQADEVARAEGTGPVSVVTVRVGELAGVVPDALSFAFEVAREGTALAGARLVVEQVTAHAHCVPCDAEFPVGMPPFFWCPHCDRPSRDLRSGRELEITAIEPAPSPTP from the coding sequence ATGCACGAGTTGTCGATCGCGACCGCGATCGTGGAACAGGCCGACGAGGTGGCCCGCGCCGAGGGCACGGGCCCCGTCTCGGTGGTGACGGTGCGGGTGGGCGAGCTGGCCGGGGTCGTGCCCGACGCGCTGAGCTTCGCCTTCGAGGTCGCCCGCGAGGGCACCGCCCTGGCCGGGGCCCGGCTCGTCGTCGAGCAGGTGACCGCGCACGCCCACTGCGTGCCGTGCGACGCGGAGTTCCCGGTCGGAATGCCCCCGTTCTTCTGGTGCCCCCACTGCGATCGTCCCTCGCGGGACCTGCGCAGCGGACGGGAGTTGGAGATCACCGCCATCGAGCCCGCGCCGTCGCCGACGCCCTGA
- a CDS encoding DUF5947 family protein: MSGDGALARLIRSSAGGSAAAAGEVCDLCAAPVPEDHRHLYDTAEAEVRCACGPCSVLFAGDGAGGGHHRLVPRRRVRLPHVDTAALGVPVGLVFFVPRADGTVTAEGPSPAGSMRWEVDAAAWRQLAGRIPELGGMEPEVEALLVSTVQGMDHHWVVPVDDCFRMLAVVRREWRGLSGGGRLWPAVEQFFAELTEQN; encoded by the coding sequence GTGAGCGGGGACGGGGCGCTGGCCCGTCTCATCCGTTCCTCGGCCGGCGGCAGCGCCGCGGCGGCGGGCGAGGTGTGCGATCTGTGCGCCGCGCCGGTGCCCGAGGACCACCGCCATCTCTACGACACCGCCGAGGCCGAGGTGCGGTGCGCCTGCGGCCCGTGCTCGGTGCTCTTCGCCGGGGACGGGGCGGGCGGCGGGCACCACCGGCTCGTCCCCCGGCGCCGGGTGCGGCTTCCGCACGTCGACACGGCGGCGCTGGGGGTGCCGGTAGGCCTGGTCTTCTTCGTGCCGCGCGCCGACGGCACGGTCACCGCCGAGGGCCCGAGCCCGGCAGGTTCCATGCGGTGGGAGGTGGACGCGGCGGCCTGGCGGCAGTTGGCCGGCCGGATCCCCGAACTCGGCGGCATGGAGCCCGAGGTGGAGGCGTTGCTCGTCAGCACCGTCCAGGGCATGGACCATCACTGGGTCGTGCCCGTCGACGACTGCTTCCGGATGCTGGCCGTGGTCCGCCGCGAGTGGCGGGGCCTGTCCGGCGGGGGCCGGTTGTGGCCCGCCGTCGAGCAGTTCTTCGCGGAGCTGACCGAGCAGAACTGA
- the hypE gene encoding hydrogenase expression/formation protein HypE: protein MAELASATADAPVDPANWTCPAPLRDQPVVVMGHGGGGALSAELIQDIFTPAYGNPVLAAMGDSAVLHLGGTRLAFSTDSYVVRPLFFPGGSLGDLAVNGTVNDLAMSGARPAYLSAAFVLEEGVELTVVERIARAMGAAAEAAGVTVATGDTKVVEAGHGDGVYVTTAGVGVVPEGVDIRPQRARPGDAVIVSGPIGLHGVAIMSVREGLEFGVEVASDTAPLGDLVAAMLAVTPDIHVLRDPTRGGLAASLNEIARASGTGIRMSERAIPVPDAVANACGFLGLDPLYVANEGRLVAFVPPTDAEAVLEAMRAHPQGGGAVLIGECVAEHPGMVVVATGLGGTRVVDLPLGEQLPRIC from the coding sequence TTGGCTGAACTGGCTTCCGCGACCGCCGACGCCCCCGTCGACCCGGCGAACTGGACCTGCCCCGCCCCCCTGCGCGACCAGCCGGTCGTGGTGATGGGCCACGGCGGAGGCGGCGCGCTGTCCGCCGAACTGATCCAGGACATCTTCACCCCGGCCTACGGCAACCCCGTCCTCGCCGCCATGGGCGACTCCGCCGTCCTCCACCTCGGCGGCACCCGGCTGGCCTTCTCCACCGACTCCTACGTCGTCAGGCCGTTGTTCTTCCCCGGCGGCAGCCTCGGCGACCTGGCGGTCAACGGCACCGTCAACGACCTGGCGATGAGCGGCGCCCGGCCCGCCTACCTCTCCGCGGCCTTCGTCCTGGAGGAGGGCGTGGAGCTGACCGTGGTCGAACGGATCGCGCGCGCCATGGGCGCCGCCGCCGAGGCCGCGGGCGTCACCGTGGCCACCGGCGACACCAAGGTGGTGGAGGCCGGACACGGCGACGGCGTGTACGTCACCACCGCCGGCGTCGGTGTCGTCCCCGAAGGAGTGGACATCCGCCCACAGCGCGCCCGGCCGGGCGACGCCGTCATCGTCAGCGGCCCGATCGGCCTGCACGGCGTGGCGATCATGAGCGTCCGGGAAGGCCTGGAGTTCGGCGTCGAGGTCGCCAGCGACACCGCGCCCCTGGGGGACCTGGTGGCCGCCATGCTGGCCGTCACCCCGGACATCCACGTGCTGCGCGACCCCACCCGGGGCGGTCTCGCCGCCTCCCTCAACGAGATCGCCCGCGCCTCCGGCACCGGGATCCGGATGAGCGAACGCGCCATCCCCGTCCCCGACGCGGTCGCGAACGCCTGCGGATTCCTCGGCCTCGACCCGCTGTACGTGGCCAACGAGGGCCGGCTCGTCGCCTTCGTGCCGCCCACCGATGCGGAGGCCGTCCTGGAGGCGATGCGTGCCCACCCGCAGGGCGGCGGAGCCGTGCTCATCGGCGAGTGCGTCGCCGAGCACCCCGGCATGGTGGTCGTCGCCACCGGCCTCGGCGGCACCCGGGTCGTCGACCTGCCGCTGGGCGAGCAACTGCCGCGTATCTGCTGA